The proteins below come from a single Agrococcus beijingensis genomic window:
- a CDS encoding methyltransferase domain-containing protein: protein MLLPWLRERDPGALELMDDPDADPVALARTFARFAPVNAVVSGRGAVYRRWIRPRLRARARGSAPLRVLDVGTGGGDLPRSLLRLAARDGFALAVLAIDPDPRAIAAARARAPMAGLELAQTTTGALAEAGERFDVVLSNHVLHHLAPRELGAILAESERLLAPGGVVVHGDIERSPLAYAAFALGTLPFEPTLLRNTFIRADGLASIRRSHTAAELAAAAPPGWGVRRAIPWRLELVRRAP from the coding sequence GTGCTGCTGCCCTGGCTGCGCGAGCGCGACCCGGGCGCGCTCGAGCTGATGGACGACCCCGACGCCGACCCCGTCGCGCTGGCGCGCACGTTCGCGCGCTTCGCGCCGGTGAACGCGGTCGTGTCGGGACGCGGCGCCGTGTACCGGCGGTGGATCCGGCCGCGGCTGCGGGCCAGGGCGCGCGGGAGCGCCCCGCTGCGGGTGCTCGACGTCGGCACCGGCGGCGGCGACCTGCCGCGCAGCCTCCTGCGGCTGGCCGCCCGCGACGGGTTCGCGCTCGCGGTGCTGGCGATCGACCCCGACCCGCGCGCGATCGCCGCGGCCCGGGCCCGGGCGCCGATGGCGGGCCTCGAGCTGGCGCAGACGACGACCGGTGCGCTCGCCGAGGCGGGGGAGCGCTTCGACGTCGTGCTCTCCAACCACGTGCTGCACCACCTGGCGCCGCGCGAGCTGGGTGCGATCCTGGCCGAGTCCGAGCGGCTGCTCGCCCCCGGCGGCGTGGTCGTGCACGGCGACATCGAGCGGTCCCCGCTCGCCTACGCGGCCTTCGCGCTCGGCACGCTGCCGTTCGAGCCCACGCTGCTGCGCAACACGTTCATCCGCGCCGACGGGCTGGCGTCGATCCGCCGCAGCCACACCGCCGCCGAGCTCGCGGCGGCCGCACCGCCGGGGTGGGGCGTGCGGCGGGCGATCCCGTGGCGGCTCGAGCTGGTGCGGCGCGCGCCATGA
- the hutH gene encoding histidine ammonia-lyase codes for MAVVIGDAPLTRHQVVQVARFDAPVALSPVALERIDAAREVIDGLAADASPHYGISTGFGALANTSIAPADRTRLQQSLIRSHAASSGEAVEREVVRGLMLLRLQTLATGRTGIRRATAELYAAMLNAGVAPVVGEYGSLGCSGDLAPLSHVALAAMGEGVVELRGELMDASTALERAGLTPVVLAEKEGLALVNGTDGMLAMLCLALADLDKLLDTADLAAAMSVEGLLGTDAPFAAELMALRPHPGQAESAANIAALLAGSPIVASHKGPEDTRVQDAYSLRCAPQVHGTARDTAAHAARVAEIELASAIDNPVVLPDGRVVSNGNFHGAPVAAVLDFLAISIADVASMSERRSDRFLDPARSYGLPPFLAHDPGVDSGLMIAQYTQAGIVSELKRLATPASVDSIPSSAMQEDHVSMGWGAARKLRRAVDGLGRVLAIEVMTAARGIELRDDPAGPRTGAVVEGLRREVPGIGPDRFLARDIEASVAFTVGGGALIAAGLLRHAESWSPAADAAADAADTAADDTDTRT; via the coding sequence ATGGCAGTGGTCATCGGAGACGCCCCCCTCACCCGGCACCAGGTGGTGCAGGTCGCTCGCTTCGACGCGCCCGTGGCGCTCAGCCCCGTGGCGCTCGAGCGCATCGACGCGGCGCGCGAGGTGATCGACGGCCTCGCCGCCGATGCGAGCCCGCACTACGGCATCTCGACCGGCTTCGGGGCGCTGGCCAACACGTCGATCGCGCCCGCCGACCGCACTCGGCTGCAGCAGTCGCTGATCCGCTCGCACGCCGCCTCGAGCGGCGAGGCGGTCGAGCGCGAGGTCGTGCGGGGCCTGATGCTGCTGCGCCTGCAGACGCTGGCGACCGGCCGCACCGGCATCCGCCGGGCGACCGCCGAGCTGTATGCGGCGATGCTGAACGCCGGCGTCGCGCCGGTCGTCGGCGAGTACGGCTCGCTCGGCTGCTCGGGCGACCTCGCGCCGCTCTCGCACGTCGCGCTCGCGGCGATGGGCGAGGGCGTGGTGGAGCTCCGGGGCGAGCTGATGGATGCGTCCACGGCGCTCGAGCGCGCGGGGCTGACACCCGTCGTGCTGGCCGAGAAGGAGGGCCTCGCGCTCGTGAACGGCACCGACGGCATGCTCGCGATGCTGTGCCTCGCGCTCGCCGACCTCGACAAGCTGCTCGACACGGCCGACCTCGCCGCGGCGATGAGCGTCGAGGGGCTCCTCGGCACCGACGCGCCCTTCGCCGCCGAGCTGATGGCGCTGCGCCCGCACCCTGGCCAGGCCGAGAGCGCCGCGAACATCGCCGCGCTGCTCGCCGGCAGCCCGATCGTCGCGAGCCACAAGGGGCCAGAGGACACCCGCGTGCAGGACGCCTACTCGCTGCGCTGCGCCCCGCAGGTGCACGGCACCGCGCGCGACACCGCCGCGCACGCCGCCCGCGTCGCGGAGATCGAGCTGGCCAGCGCGATCGACAACCCGGTGGTGCTGCCCGACGGCCGGGTGGTCTCGAACGGCAACTTCCATGGCGCGCCGGTCGCCGCGGTGCTCGACTTCCTCGCCATCTCGATCGCCGACGTCGCCTCGATGAGCGAGCGGCGCAGCGACCGCTTCCTCGACCCGGCGCGCTCCTACGGCCTGCCGCCGTTCCTCGCCCACGACCCGGGCGTCGACTCGGGCCTCATGATCGCCCAGTACACGCAGGCCGGCATCGTCTCCGAGCTGAAGCGCCTCGCGACGCCCGCCTCGGTCGACTCGATCCCGTCGAGCGCGATGCAGGAGGACCACGTCTCGATGGGCTGGGGCGCGGCCCGCAAGCTGCGCCGCGCGGTCGACGGCCTCGGCCGCGTGCTCGCGATCGAGGTGATGACCGCCGCCCGAGGCATCGAGCTGCGCGACGACCCGGCCGGGCCCCGCACCGGCGCGGTCGTCGAGGGCCTCCGACGTGAAGTGCCCGGGATCGGTCCCGACCGCTTCCTCGCCCGCGACATCGAGGCATCCGTCGCCTTCACCGTCGGCGGCGGCGCGCTCATCGCGGCAGGCCTGCTGCGGCACGCCGAGTCGTGGTCGCCCGCCGCCGACGCCGCCGCCGACGCCGCCGACACCGCCGCCGACGACACCGACACCCGCACCTGA
- the rplC gene encoding 50S ribosomal protein L3 has protein sequence MSKIMTTRGLLGKKLGMTQVWDEQNKLVPVTVLEITPNVVTQIRTPEKDGYAAIQIAAGQIDPRKVNQPAAGHFDAAGVTPRRHLTEVRTDNAGSYELGQELAVDLFAAGQKVDVVGTSKGKGFAGVMKRHNFAGVSASHGAHRNHRKPGSIGASSTPSRVFRGMRMAGRMGGERVSVLNLTVHSIDVEQGLMLVKGAVPGARGRLVFVRNAVKGA, from the coding sequence ATGTCGAAGATCATGACGACTCGCGGCCTGCTCGGCAAGAAGCTCGGGATGACCCAGGTGTGGGATGAGCAGAACAAGCTCGTCCCCGTCACGGTGCTCGAGATCACGCCGAACGTGGTCACGCAGATCCGCACGCCCGAGAAGGACGGCTACGCAGCCATCCAGATCGCCGCCGGCCAGATCGACCCGCGCAAGGTCAACCAGCCCGCAGCGGGCCACTTCGACGCCGCCGGCGTCACGCCCCGCCGCCACCTCACCGAGGTCCGCACCGACAACGCAGGCTCCTACGAGCTCGGCCAGGAGCTGGCGGTCGACCTGTTCGCCGCCGGTCAGAAGGTCGACGTCGTCGGCACCTCCAAGGGCAAGGGCTTCGCCGGTGTCATGAAGCGCCACAACTTCGCTGGCGTCTCCGCATCGCACGGTGCGCACCGCAACCACCGCAAGCCGGGCTCCATCGGTGCCTCGTCCACGCCCAGCCGCGTCTTCCGCGGCATGCGCATGGCCGGCCGCATGGGTGGCGAGCGCGTCTCGGTGCTGAACCTCACGGTCCACTCGATCGACGTCGAGCAGGGCCTCATGCTCGTCAAGGGCGCCGTCCCCGGTGCCCGCGGTCGACTCGTGTTCGTCCGCAACGCTGTGAAGGGAGCCTGA
- the hutI gene encoding imidazolonepropionase — MSTLITGIGELTTNDDERGRMRDAALVVEGGLVAWLGEAAAAPACDERIDVAGRAVLPGWVDSHTHLVFAGDRTAEFEARMAGQDYAAGGIGVTVAATRAASDAALAANLDRLADEMLRGGTTAFETKTGYGLTVDDELRSARIASARADSVTFLGAHLVPAGSDPDAYVDLVAGAMLDAVAPHVDAVDVFCERGAFDEAQSRRVLEAARAKGLALRVHGNQLGPGPGVRLAVELGAASVDHVAFLDDDEVRMLADGWQRGARGTVATVLPACDLSTRMPLAPARRLLDAGAVLAIATNCNPGTSYTTSMAFCVATAVLQMGLTIEEAVRAATLGGAIALGLDEGGLDGEGLDGEGLDGGGLDEEGRDDEGSAAATTHRAARARGPLGRIRPGARADLQVLDAPSITHLAYRPGVPLVHAVWRAGERVVAPAALRTS, encoded by the coding sequence ATGTCGACGCTCATCACCGGCATCGGCGAGCTCACCACCAACGATGACGAGCGGGGGCGGATGCGTGACGCCGCCCTCGTCGTCGAGGGCGGGCTGGTCGCGTGGCTGGGCGAGGCGGCGGCGGCGCCCGCCTGCGACGAGCGCATCGACGTCGCCGGCCGCGCCGTGCTGCCCGGCTGGGTCGACAGCCACACCCACCTGGTGTTCGCCGGCGACCGCACCGCCGAGTTCGAGGCGCGGATGGCCGGGCAGGACTACGCGGCCGGCGGCATCGGCGTGACCGTCGCGGCGACCCGCGCGGCGAGCGACGCGGCGCTCGCGGCGAACCTCGATCGGCTGGCCGACGAGATGCTGCGCGGCGGCACGACCGCGTTCGAGACGAAGACCGGCTACGGGCTCACCGTCGACGACGAGCTGCGCAGCGCCCGCATCGCCTCGGCCCGCGCCGACTCGGTCACCTTCCTCGGCGCGCACCTGGTGCCGGCGGGCAGTGACCCCGACGCCTACGTCGACCTGGTGGCCGGCGCGATGCTCGACGCCGTCGCCCCGCACGTCGACGCCGTCGACGTCTTCTGCGAGCGCGGCGCCTTCGACGAGGCGCAGTCGCGCCGGGTGCTCGAAGCCGCGCGGGCGAAGGGGCTCGCGCTGCGGGTGCACGGCAACCAGCTGGGCCCGGGCCCTGGTGTGCGGCTCGCGGTCGAACTGGGCGCGGCGAGCGTCGACCACGTCGCGTTCCTCGACGACGACGAGGTGCGGATGCTCGCCGACGGCTGGCAGCGCGGCGCGCGCGGCACGGTCGCCACGGTGCTGCCCGCCTGCGACCTGTCGACCCGCATGCCGCTCGCGCCCGCACGGCGGCTGCTCGACGCGGGCGCAGTGCTCGCGATCGCCACCAACTGCAACCCCGGCACGAGCTACACGACGTCGATGGCCTTCTGCGTCGCCACCGCCGTGCTGCAGATGGGGCTCACGATCGAGGAGGCGGTGCGCGCGGCGACCCTCGGCGGCGCGATCGCGCTAGGGCTCGATGAAGGAGGTCTCGATGGAGAAGGCCTCGATGGAGAAGGCCTCGATGGAGGAGGCCTCGATGAGGAAGGCCGCGATGACGAGGGCTCCGCTGCCGCGACCACCCACCGGGCCGCACGCGCGCGCGGCCCCCTCGGACGCATCCGCCCCGGTGCCCGCGCCGACCTGCAGGTGCTCGACGCCCCCTCGATCACCCACCTCGCCTACCGGCCGGGCGTGCCGCTCGTGCACGCGGTCTGGCGGGCGGGCGAGCGCGTCGTCGCACCGGCGGCCCTGCGAACCTCGTGA
- the hutU gene encoding urocanate hydratase yields MEGAREVRAHRGTQLTAKGWQQEAALRMLMNNLDPEVAEHPDELVVYGGTGRAARDWASYDAIVRELTRLDDDETLLVQSGRPVGVMRTNPWAPRVLIANANLVGDWATWPEFRRLEAAGLTMYGQMTAGSWIYIGTQGILQGTYETFGAVARALGRESLAGTITLTAGLGGMGGAQPLAVTMNDGVAICVEVDRSRILRRIEHRYLDVEAKDMADALARAVEARDAGRPLSIGLHANAADVVPELLASGAPIDIVTDQTSAHDPLAYLPSGVAFDDWRAERERDPEGFTERARASMARHVEAMVGFQAAGAEVFDYGNSIRAEARLGGYDDAFAFPGFVPAYIRSLFCEGKGPFRWAALSGDPEDIRRTDEAILELFPEDAHLARWIRMAQERVQFQGLPARICWLGAGERHRAGLRFNEMVADGTLSAPIVIGRDHLDSGSVASPYRETEAMKDGSDAIADWPLLNALVNTASGATWVSIHHGGGVGIGRSIHAGQVSVADGTAMAAEKLARVLSNDPEMGVIRHVDAGYDEAIAFAEAQGVPIPMRRGA; encoded by the coding sequence ATGGAAGGCGCACGAGAGGTCCGCGCGCACCGCGGCACGCAGCTGACCGCGAAGGGCTGGCAGCAGGAGGCCGCGCTGCGCATGCTCATGAACAACCTCGACCCCGAGGTCGCCGAGCACCCCGACGAGCTGGTCGTCTACGGCGGCACCGGCAGGGCGGCCCGCGACTGGGCGAGCTACGACGCGATCGTGCGCGAGCTCACCCGGCTCGACGACGACGAGACGCTGCTCGTGCAGTCGGGCCGCCCCGTGGGCGTCATGCGCACGAACCCGTGGGCGCCGCGGGTGCTGATCGCCAACGCCAACCTGGTGGGCGACTGGGCGACCTGGCCCGAGTTCCGCCGGCTCGAGGCGGCGGGCCTCACCATGTACGGCCAGATGACCGCCGGCAGCTGGATCTACATCGGCACCCAGGGCATCCTGCAGGGCACCTACGAGACCTTCGGCGCCGTCGCCCGCGCGCTCGGCCGCGAGAGCCTCGCCGGCACCATCACGCTCACCGCGGGCCTGGGCGGCATGGGCGGCGCGCAGCCGCTCGCCGTCACCATGAACGACGGCGTCGCGATCTGCGTCGAGGTCGACCGCAGCCGCATCCTCCGCCGCATCGAGCACCGCTACCTCGACGTGGAGGCGAAGGACATGGCGGATGCGCTGGCGCGCGCCGTCGAGGCCCGTGACGCCGGGCGCCCCCTCTCGATCGGCCTGCACGCGAACGCCGCCGACGTGGTGCCCGAGCTGCTCGCGAGCGGCGCCCCCATCGACATCGTCACCGACCAGACGAGCGCCCACGACCCGCTCGCCTACCTGCCGAGCGGCGTCGCCTTCGACGACTGGCGCGCCGAGCGCGAGCGCGACCCGGAAGGGTTCACCGAGCGCGCCCGGGCTTCGATGGCGCGCCACGTCGAGGCGATGGTCGGCTTCCAGGCCGCCGGCGCCGAGGTCTTCGACTACGGCAACTCGATCCGCGCCGAGGCGAGGCTGGGCGGGTACGACGACGCGTTCGCGTTCCCCGGGTTCGTGCCCGCCTACATCCGCTCCCTGTTCTGCGAGGGCAAGGGCCCGTTCCGCTGGGCGGCGCTGTCGGGCGACCCCGAGGACATCCGCCGCACCGACGAGGCGATCCTCGAGCTCTTCCCGGAGGATGCGCACCTGGCGCGCTGGATCCGCATGGCGCAGGAGCGCGTGCAGTTCCAGGGCCTGCCGGCGCGCATCTGCTGGCTGGGCGCGGGCGAGCGGCACCGCGCGGGGCTGCGCTTCAACGAGATGGTGGCCGACGGCACCCTCAGCGCCCCGATCGTGATCGGCCGCGACCACCTCGACTCGGGCTCGGTCGCGAGCCCCTACCGCGAGACCGAGGCCATGAAGGACGGCTCCGACGCCATCGCCGACTGGCCGCTGCTCAACGCGCTCGTCAACACCGCCTCGGGCGCCACCTGGGTGTCGATCCACCACGGCGGCGGCGTCGGCATCGGCCGCTCGATCCACGCCGGCCAGGTGTCGGTCGCCGACGGCACGGCGATGGCCGCCGAGAAGCTCGCGCGGGTGCTCTCGAACGACCCCGAGATGGGCGTGATCCGCCACGTCGACGCCGGCTACGACGAGGCCATCGCGTTCGCCGAGGCGCAGGGCGTGCCGATCCCGATGCGGCGCGGTGCCTGA
- a CDS encoding arginase family protein, with protein MASSSTSLPHDRSWPRAGDWPALDGSEGDLDAVLVGLGTHATSLSPTSAHTTPSAVREALRRYSPYAYPADGAAGGGRAATGSGGALDALRVGDAGDASAPDADEEGAIALVARAAGRARLVIALGGDNAATVPAALGTWGDRIGSAGLITIDAHHDLRDGRSNGSPVRRLLEAGLDGSRVVQVGIQDFANSRAYAERAAAAGIRVVHRDAVELRGVQAVAAEALEIAGAAGGPIHLDVDVDACDRSVAPGCPAATPGGLSAWQLRALVRAVVADPRVASVDFTEVDAAADAADGRTVRLVALGVLEALSALAGRAARGPAS; from the coding sequence ATGGCCTCCTCGTCCACCTCGCTCCCCCACGACCGCAGCTGGCCGCGCGCCGGGGACTGGCCCGCGCTCGACGGGAGCGAGGGCGACCTCGACGCGGTGCTGGTCGGGCTCGGCACGCACGCGACCAGCCTGAGCCCCACGAGCGCCCACACGACGCCGTCCGCGGTGCGCGAGGCGCTGCGGCGGTACTCGCCGTACGCGTATCCGGCTGACGGCGCTGCCGGGGGTGGCCGCGCCGCCACGGGGAGCGGGGGCGCGCTCGACGCACTGCGCGTCGGCGACGCGGGCGACGCATCCGCCCCCGATGCCGACGAGGAGGGCGCCATCGCGCTCGTCGCGCGCGCGGCCGGCCGCGCACGGCTGGTCATCGCGCTGGGCGGCGACAACGCGGCCACCGTGCCCGCGGCGCTGGGCACCTGGGGCGACCGGATCGGCAGCGCCGGGCTCATCACCATCGACGCGCACCACGACCTGCGCGATGGCCGGTCGAACGGCTCACCGGTGCGACGGCTGCTCGAGGCGGGGCTCGACGGCAGCCGGGTGGTGCAGGTCGGGATCCAGGACTTCGCGAACTCGCGCGCCTACGCCGAGCGGGCGGCGGCGGCGGGGATCCGGGTCGTGCACCGCGACGCGGTCGAGCTGCGCGGCGTGCAGGCGGTCGCCGCCGAGGCGCTCGAGATCGCGGGCGCCGCCGGCGGACCGATCCACCTCGACGTCGACGTCGACGCGTGCGACCGGTCGGTCGCGCCCGGCTGCCCGGCCGCGACGCCGGGCGGGCTGAGCGCCTGGCAGCTGCGCGCGCTCGTGCGCGCCGTCGTCGCCGACCCGCGCGTCGCGTCGGTCGACTTCACCGAGGTCGACGCCGCCGCCGACGCCGCGGACGGCCGCACCGTGCGGCTGGTCGCGCTGGGCGTGCTCGAGGCACTCAGCGCCCTCGCCGGGCGCGCGGCCCGAGGCCCCGCATCGTGA
- a CDS encoding antitoxin: protein MGFEDLVNQGKEALHSEQGEQKSDQAITGAGDAFDKLTGGRFAEHTDGLQERADGFIGRDDQQAQQEQAQEEEEQQQQ from the coding sequence ATGGGCTTCGAGGATCTCGTCAACCAGGGCAAGGAAGCGCTGCACAGCGAGCAGGGCGAGCAGAAGAGCGATCAGGCCATCACGGGCGCGGGCGACGCGTTCGACAAGCTCACCGGCGGCAGGTTCGCCGAGCACACCGACGGCCTGCAGGAGCGCGCCGACGGCTTCATCGGCCGCGACGACCAGCAGGCGCAGCAGGAGCAGGCGCAAGAGGAGGAGGAGCAGCAGCAGCAGTAG
- a CDS encoding type III polyketide synthase, translating into MTVRLRGLSTAVPPTQLVQTEVAEVFGAQPGLTRLAQRIVSTSFGLSGIDTRYTVLDELTTGGPALEDAAFYDRAAGRILDPGTRLRNDRYAEHASRLYVEAGRAALAAVPAIAADDVTHVITVSCTGFYAPGPDFVLARDLGLPAGVQRYHLGFMGCYASLPALRLAAQLCEADADAVVLVVSVELCTLHLRTSNDPDTIVATSLFGDGAGAGLVTARPLEQGERALELDGFATRTTPQGEGDMAWRIGDHGFEMVLSNAVPSLIGEHITGAIAPLLAAEEPLAAALRDGAVAGAIEHWAVHPGGRSIVDHVEKALALDEAQLVPARETLRDYGNMSSATVLFVLERILRDPAAADGERVAAMAFGPGLTVESALLTVRG; encoded by the coding sequence ATGACAGTGCGACTTCGAGGCCTGTCGACGGCAGTGCCGCCGACCCAGCTCGTGCAGACCGAGGTGGCCGAGGTGTTCGGTGCGCAGCCGGGCCTCACCCGGCTCGCGCAGCGCATCGTCTCGACCTCGTTCGGGCTCTCGGGCATCGACACCCGCTACACGGTGCTCGACGAGCTCACCACCGGCGGGCCCGCGCTCGAGGATGCCGCCTTCTACGACCGGGCAGCGGGGCGGATCCTCGACCCGGGCACGCGCCTGCGCAATGACCGCTATGCGGAGCACGCGTCGCGGCTCTACGTCGAGGCCGGGCGGGCGGCGCTCGCGGCGGTGCCGGCGATCGCCGCCGACGACGTCACCCACGTCATCACGGTCTCGTGCACCGGCTTCTATGCGCCTGGCCCCGACTTCGTGCTGGCCCGCGATCTGGGGCTGCCCGCGGGCGTGCAGCGCTACCACCTGGGCTTCATGGGCTGCTACGCGTCGCTGCCGGCGCTGCGGCTCGCGGCGCAGCTGTGCGAGGCCGATGCGGATGCGGTGGTGCTGGTCGTGAGCGTCGAGCTCTGCACGCTCCACCTGCGCACGTCGAACGACCCCGACACGATCGTCGCCACCTCGCTGTTCGGCGACGGCGCCGGCGCTGGCCTCGTCACCGCGCGGCCGCTCGAGCAGGGGGAGCGCGCGCTCGAGCTCGACGGCTTCGCGACTCGCACGACTCCGCAGGGCGAGGGCGACATGGCGTGGCGCATCGGCGACCACGGCTTCGAGATGGTGCTCTCGAACGCGGTGCCCTCGCTCATCGGCGAGCACATCACCGGCGCCATCGCGCCGCTGCTGGCCGCCGAGGAGCCGCTCGCGGCGGCGCTGCGCGACGGCGCGGTGGCGGGCGCGATCGAGCACTGGGCGGTGCATCCGGGCGGTCGCAGCATCGTCGACCACGTCGAGAAGGCGCTCGCGCTCGACGAGGCGCAGCTCGTGCCCGCCCGGGAGACGCTGCGCGACTACGGCAACATGTCGAGCGCCACGGTGCTGTTCGTGCTCGAGCGCATCCTGCGCGACCCGGCGGCGGCAGACGGCGAGCGGGTCGCGGCGATGGCCTTCGGGCCGGGCCTCACGGTCGAGTCGGCGCTGCTCACCGTGCGGGGCTGA
- the rpsJ gene encoding 30S ribosomal protein S10: MAGQKIRIRLKSYDHEVIDSSARKIVDTVTRAGATVVGPVPLPTEKNVVVVIRSPHKYKDSREHFEKRTHKRLIDIIDPTPKAVDSLMRLDLPADVNIEIKL; this comes from the coding sequence ATGGCGGGACAGAAGATCCGCATCCGACTGAAGTCGTACGACCACGAGGTCATCGACTCGTCGGCGCGCAAGATCGTCGACACCGTGACCCGTGCGGGCGCGACGGTGGTGGGCCCTGTGCCGCTGCCGACCGAGAAGAACGTGGTCGTGGTGATCCGATCGCCTCACAAGTACAAGGACAGCCGCGAGCACTTCGAGAAGCGCACGCACAAGCGACTCATCGACATCATCGACCCGACGCCGAAGGCTGTCGACTCGCTCATGCGCCTCGACCTGCCCGCTGACGTCAACATCGAGATCAAGCTCTAA
- a CDS encoding FAD-dependent oxidoreductase, with the protein MSDAAEQHDVAIVGAGAVGLLLACLLAQRGVDTVVLERRSAPGAAARAFGIHPPGLAALDAAGVGAAVRGEATVIRAGAALSGGRRLVQLDLGRRPILALPQQRTEAILRERLAALAPGAVRWGAEVVGLAQDRRGVALTLVDGGCVRARRVVGADGVHGRVRSLLGIGLQQRRGTAGYAMADVDEGAAASRGTTAGDAALLHLEPGGIVESFPLPGGRRRWVVRLAEPAATIGRERFARLLDERLTPAPRLPADAAPSAFLARQRLAVRFAAGSVALAGDAAHEVSPIGGQGMSLGWLDALALERAIVRPSPGREPFAAYDRERRPAAARAMRRAAFNMAMGAPASRPVLALRLALARALALPPARDALLAAFTMRGLGPRARRGR; encoded by the coding sequence ATGAGCGACGCCGCCGAGCAGCACGACGTCGCGATCGTCGGGGCCGGCGCCGTGGGGCTGCTGCTTGCCTGCCTGCTGGCGCAGCGCGGCGTCGACACGGTGGTGCTCGAGCGCCGGTCCGCGCCGGGCGCTGCGGCCCGGGCCTTCGGCATCCATCCGCCGGGTCTCGCGGCCCTCGACGCCGCGGGCGTGGGCGCGGCCGTGCGCGGCGAGGCGACGGTCATCAGGGCCGGGGCCGCGCTCAGCGGCGGGCGGCGGCTCGTGCAGCTCGACCTGGGCCGCCGGCCTATCCTGGCGCTGCCGCAGCAGCGCACCGAGGCGATCCTGCGCGAGCGGCTCGCCGCGCTCGCGCCGGGGGCCGTGCGCTGGGGTGCAGAGGTGGTCGGGCTCGCGCAGGATCGCCGCGGTGTCGCGCTGACGCTCGTCGATGGCGGATGCGTCCGCGCGCGCCGCGTCGTCGGCGCCGACGGGGTGCACGGCCGGGTGCGGTCGCTGCTCGGCATCGGCCTGCAGCAGCGGCGCGGCACCGCGGGCTACGCGATGGCCGACGTCGACGAGGGGGCAGCGGCGAGCCGCGGGACGACCGCCGGCGACGCGGCGCTGCTGCACCTGGAGCCCGGCGGCATCGTGGAGTCCTTCCCGCTGCCGGGCGGGCGGCGGCGCTGGGTGGTGCGCCTCGCGGAGCCCGCCGCCACGATCGGCCGCGAGCGGTTCGCGCGGCTGCTCGACGAGCGGCTGACGCCGGCGCCGCGGCTGCCCGCCGATGCTGCGCCCAGCGCGTTCCTGGCGCGGCAGCGGCTGGCGGTGCGCTTCGCGGCGGGCAGCGTCGCGCTCGCGGGCGATGCCGCGCACGAGGTGAGCCCGATCGGCGGGCAGGGCATGAGCCTCGGCTGGCTCGACGCGCTCGCGCTCGAGCGGGCGATCGTGCGCCCGTCGCCGGGGCGGGAGCCGTTCGCCGCCTACGACCGGGAGCGGCGCCCCGCGGCAGCGCGCGCGATGCGCCGCGCCGCCTTCAACATGGCGATGGGCGCCCCCGCCAGCCGCCCGGTGCTGGCGCTGCGGCTCGCGCTCGCGCGGGCCCTGGCGCTGCCGCCGGCGCGCGACGCACTGCTGGCCGCCTTCACGATGCGGGGCCTCGGGCCGCGCGCCCGGCGAGGGCGCTGA
- a CDS encoding IclR family transcriptional regulator has translation MAMPRMPAARSALRVLSLLAEQAGPVRAATIARELGLPRSSAYQLLQVMHDEGFLVHYPELGAWGPSARVQQLGSRVAAATRLERLAQPILDGLVQRASVPATSHLAVLAGSDVAYAGRGEGRRSPLTVSRVGVRLPAVRTATGRAMLAALGDDQVRALLPHDRDLTGERPATRAALTAMLAAVRRRGWAREDGEVDAAYGSVAAAARDAAGYPAAAVGLTFRLLDVDEGGWAAMGALCSGAAAELTRRLGGS, from the coding sequence ATGGCGATGCCTCGGATGCCCGCGGCGCGCAGTGCGCTGCGGGTGCTGTCGCTGCTGGCCGAGCAGGCGGGGCCCGTGCGCGCCGCGACGATCGCGCGCGAGCTCGGCCTGCCCCGGTCGAGCGCGTACCAGCTGCTGCAGGTGATGCACGACGAGGGCTTCCTGGTGCACTACCCCGAGCTCGGCGCCTGGGGCCCGAGCGCCCGCGTGCAGCAGCTCGGCTCGAGGGTCGCCGCGGCCACCCGGCTCGAGCGGCTCGCGCAGCCGATCCTCGACGGGCTCGTGCAGCGCGCCAGCGTGCCGGCGACCAGCCACCTGGCGGTGCTCGCCGGCAGCGACGTGGCCTACGCCGGCCGCGGCGAGGGGCGCCGCTCGCCGCTGACGGTCTCGCGGGTCGGGGTGCGGCTGCCGGCGGTGCGCACCGCGACCGGACGGGCGATGCTGGCGGCGCTCGGCGACGACCAGGTGCGGGCGCTGCTGCCCCACGACCGCGACCTGACGGGCGAGCGGCCGGCGACCCGCGCCGCGCTCACCGCCATGCTGGCGGCCGTGCGACGGCGCGGGTGGGCGCGCGAGGACGGCGAGGTCGACGCCGCCTACGGCTCGGTGGCGGCAGCCGCGCGCGACGCGGCGGGCTACCCGGCCGCCGCCGTGGGCCTCACCTTCCGGCTCCTCGACGTCGACGAGGGCGGGTGGGCGGCGATGGGCGCGCTCTGCTCGGGCGCCGCCGCCGAGCTCACGCGCAGGCTCGGCGGCTCCTGA